A genomic window from Canis lupus dingo isolate Sandy chromosome 13, ASM325472v2, whole genome shotgun sequence includes:
- the OXR1 gene encoding oxidation resistance protein 1 isoform X12 yields the protein MSRLWYGKKGRRHQPINHKYTLVVSVAEYHRRIDALNTEELRTLCRRLQITTREDINSKQIAPAKADLESESFRPNLSDPSELLLPDQIEKLTKHLPPRTIGYPWTLVYGTGKHGTSLKTLYRTMTGLDTPVLMVIKDSDGQVFGALASEPFKVSDGFYGTGETFVFTFCPEFEVFKWTGDNMFFIKGDMDSLAFGGGGGEFALWLDGDLYHGRSHSCKTFGNHTLSKKEDFFIQDIEIWAFE from the exons ATGTCTCGTCTCTGGTatggaaaaaaagggagaagacatCAACCAATTAATCATAAATATACTCTG GTAGTGTCAGTGGCTGAGTATCACCGCAGGATCGATGCTCTAAATACTGAAGAACTGCGCACACTCTGCAGACGTCTCCAG ATTACTACAAGAGAAGACATAAATTCAAAGCAGATTGCTCCAGCAAAAGCAGACCTGGAGTCTGAATCTTTTCGACCAAACCTAAGTGATCCCAGTGAACTCTTACTGCCAGATCAAATTGAAAAG CTTACCAAGCATCTTCCACCAAGAACAATTGGCTATCCATGGACTCTTGTTTATGGCACTGGGAAGCATGGCACAAGCTTGAAGACCCTTTATCGAACAATGACAGGTTTAGACACCCCAGTGCTGATGGTGATTAAAGACAGTGATGGGCAG GTTTTTGGTGCATTAGCATCTGAGCCATTTAAAGTGAGTGATGGCTTTTATGGTACCGGAGAAACCTTTGTTTTTACGTTCTGTCCAGAGTTTGAG gtCTTTAAGTGGACAGGAGATAATATGTTTTTTATCAAGGGAGACATGGATTCACTAGCTTTTGGTGGTGGAGG gGGAGAATTTGCCCTTTGGCTTGATGGAGATCTTTACCATGGAAGAAGCCATTCTTGTAAAACATTTGGGAATCATACGCTTTCTAAGAAGGAAGATTTCTTTATCCAAGACATTGAAATCTGGGCTTTTGAATAA
- the OXR1 gene encoding oxidation resistance protein 1 isoform X13, protein MSRLWYGKKGRRHQPINHKYTLITTREDINSKQIAPAKADLESESFRPNLSDPSELLLPDQIEKLTKHLPPRTIGYPWTLVYGTGKHGTSLKTLYRTMTGLDTPVLMVIKDSDGQVFGALASEPFKVSDGFYGTGETFVFTFCPEFEVFKWTGDNMFFIKGDMDSLAFGGGGGEFALWLDGDLYHGRSHSCKTFGNHTLSKKEDFFIQDIEIWAFE, encoded by the exons ATGTCTCGTCTCTGGTatggaaaaaaagggagaagacatCAACCAATTAATCATAAATATACTCTG ATTACTACAAGAGAAGACATAAATTCAAAGCAGATTGCTCCAGCAAAAGCAGACCTGGAGTCTGAATCTTTTCGACCAAACCTAAGTGATCCCAGTGAACTCTTACTGCCAGATCAAATTGAAAAG CTTACCAAGCATCTTCCACCAAGAACAATTGGCTATCCATGGACTCTTGTTTATGGCACTGGGAAGCATGGCACAAGCTTGAAGACCCTTTATCGAACAATGACAGGTTTAGACACCCCAGTGCTGATGGTGATTAAAGACAGTGATGGGCAG GTTTTTGGTGCATTAGCATCTGAGCCATTTAAAGTGAGTGATGGCTTTTATGGTACCGGAGAAACCTTTGTTTTTACGTTCTGTCCAGAGTTTGAG gtCTTTAAGTGGACAGGAGATAATATGTTTTTTATCAAGGGAGACATGGATTCACTAGCTTTTGGTGGTGGAGG gGGAGAATTTGCCCTTTGGCTTGATGGAGATCTTTACCATGGAAGAAGCCATTCTTGTAAAACATTTGGGAATCATACGCTTTCTAAGAAGGAAGATTTCTTTATCCAAGACATTGAAATCTGGGCTTTTGAATAA